The following are from one region of the Capsicum annuum cultivar UCD-10X-F1 chromosome 1, UCD10Xv1.1, whole genome shotgun sequence genome:
- the LOC107872019 gene encoding probable cyclic nucleotide-gated ion channel 14 — protein sequence MEFKKVKTVRFYNDGKQNLESSWDKNENHILEKQIPLYSGNVDKVGASKAPKFGKFKVFPENYVPGKKKILDPGSEIVIQWNRVFLFSCLLALFMDPLFFYLPSVVNKGKSSCMSIDLNLGIIVTCFRTVADIFYLFHVIIKFRTAYVSRSSRVFGRGELVMDKKLIARRYLKSEFFIDAIAALPLPQIVIWFIIPAIRSSHSDHTNNALVLIVLLQYLPRLYLIFPLSAQIIKAAGVVTKTAWAGAAYNLLLYMLASHVLGASWYLLSIERYATCWKIACEKELSPIQCSSRFLDCGTVDHADRVTWLNNTQVFSNCYPSNSTIFDFGIFANAVTNNVVSSKFLEKYLYCLWWGLQNLSSYGQNLDTSTYIWETSFAILIAIFGLVLFAHLIGNMQTYLQSITVRLEEWRLKRRDTEEWMKHRQLPQDLQERVRRFVQYKWLATRGVDEESILQALPSDLRRDIQRHLCLDLVRRVPFFSQMDDQLLDAICERLVSSLSTQGTYIVREGDPVTEMLFVIRGTLESSTTNGGRTGFFNSITLRPGDFCGEELLAWALLPRSTLNLPSSTRTVRALSEVEAFALRAEDLKFVANQFRRLHSKKLQHTFRYYSHHWRTWAACFVQAAWRRFKRRKLAKDLYRSESLPYAPEDDHSAYESECEHEDDQQMKAIPTNSSNVKQNLGVTILASRFAAQTRRGVQKMKDMDMPKLQKPEEPDFSTEPDDD from the exons ATGGAGTTCAAGAAAGTGAAGACTGTAAG GTTTTACAATGATGGGAAACAGAATCTTGAAAGTTCATGGGACAAGAATGAGAACCATATTCTTGAAAAGCAAATACCTTTGTATTCTGGAAATGTTGACAAGGTTGGAGCTAGTAAGGCTCCTAAATTTGGAAAGTTTAAGGTTTTCCCCGAAAATTATGTACCTGGGAAAAAGAAAATTCTTGATCCAGGGAGTGAAATTGTTATACAATGGAATAGGGTGTTCTTGTTTTCTTGTTTGTTGGCTCTATTCATGGATCCATTGTTTTTTTACCTACCATCAGTGGTAAATAAAGGGAAGTCATCATGTATGTCAATTGACTTGAATCTTGGGATTATTGTGACATGTTTTAGGACAGTGGCCGATATTTTCTATCTGTTCCATGTGATTATTAAGTTCAGGACTGCTTATGTTTCAAGAAGTTCAAGGGTGTTTGGAAGGGGTGAACTTGTTATGGATAAGAAATTGATTGCAAGGAGGTACTTGAAGTCTGAATTCTTCATTGATGCTATTGCAGCTCTGCCTCTTCCTCAG ATTGTAATATGGTTCATCATACCAGCAATTAGAAGTTCTCATTCCGATCATACCAAcaatgctcttgtactaatagtTCTGCTGCAATACCTGCCAAGACTCTATCTGATATTCCCATTGAGTGCTCAAATTATTAAAGCTGCTGGGGTTGTTACAAAAACTGCTTGGGCAGGGGCTGCTTACAATTTACTACTCTACATGTTGGCGAGTCAC GTCCTGGGTGCTTCCTGGTATTTATTGTCAATCGAGAGGTATGCTACATGCTGGAAAATAGCTTGCGAAAAGGAGCTTAGTCCAATACAATGCTCCAGCCGTTTTCTCGACTGTGGTACTGTAGACCATGCAGACAGGGTAACATGGTTAAACAACACACAAGTTTTCAGCAACTGCTATCCTTCTAATTCAACCATTTTCGACTTTGGAATATTTGCTAATGCAGTTACAAACAATGTTGTCTCATCTAAGTTCCTTGAGAAGTACTTGTACTGCTTGTGGTGGGGTTTACAAAATTTAAG TTCTTATGGTCAAAACTTGGACACAAGCACATATATATGGGAAACTTCATTTGCCATTCTTATTGCTATTTTTGGGCTAGTCCTGTTTGCTCATTTGATTGGAAACATGCAG ACATACTTACAATCTATCACTGTGAGGCTTGAAGAATGGAGACTCAAGCGACGAGATACTGAAGAATGGATGAAGCATCGCCAACTCCCTCAGGATCTACAAGAACGTGTTAGACGTTTTGTACAGTACAAGTGGCTTGCCACTCGAGGAGTAGATGAAGAATCTATCTTGCAAGCTTTACCTTCAGACCTTCGTCGTGACATCCAACGCCACCTATGTTTAGACCTTGTTAGGCGT GTTCCCTTcttctcgcaaatggatgatcAACTGCTTGATGCCATATGTGAACGTCTTGTTTCGTCGTTAAGTACTCAAGGAACATACATTGTACGTGAGGGTGATCCAGTAACTGAAATGCTGTTTGTTATTAGAGGAACATTAGAGAGCTCAACCACAAATGGAGGCCGGACAGGCTTCTTCAACTCCATTACTTTGAGGCCAGGTGACTTTTGTGGCGAGGAACTTCTTGCCTGGGCATTGTTGCCAAGATCCACTCTTAACTTGCCTTCATCGACAAGAACAGTGAGAGCCTTGTCAGAAGTAGAAGCTTTTGCTTTACGTGCAGAGGATCTCAAGTTTGTAGCCAATCAATTCAGGCGTCTTCATAGTAAGAAGCTACAGCATACATTCCGTTATTACTCTCACCACTGGAGAACTTGGGCTGCCTGTTTTGTTCAAGCTGCTTGGCGTCGCTTCAAGAGGAGAAAGCTAGCCAAAGACCtttatagaagtgagtccttgcCTTATGCTCCCGAGGACGACCATTCAGCATATGAAAGTGAATGTGAACACGAAGATGATCAACAAATGAAGGCTATACCAACAAACTCTTCAAATGTAAAGCAAAACCTTGGAGTTACAATATTGGCATCAAGATTTGCTGCACAGACAAGGAGAGGAGTTCAGAAGATGAAGGATATGGACATGCCTAAGTTACAGAAGCCCGAGGAGCCTGACTTTTCAACTGAGCCAGATGACGACTAG